In Nicotiana tabacum cultivar K326 chromosome 11, ASM71507v2, whole genome shotgun sequence, a single window of DNA contains:
- the LOC107759494 gene encoding putative LRR receptor-like serine/threonine-protein kinase At5g10290, whose amino-acid sequence MELNLICNMELFLAVLILSCLYSFVAPDAQGDALFALKRSLNASSDQLSDWNQNQVNPCTWSKITCDDNSNVIMVSLSNMGFAGTLTPRLGVLKNLNTLSLQGNGITGKIPEQLGNLTGLTMLDLENNRLSGEIPASLGNLKKLQFLFLSQNNLTGTIPESLSGLLNLINLQLALNDLTGKVPDSLFQVPKYNFSDNHLNCGLNFSHRCVSDNEGSPSKSKTGLVIGIVGGFLGIILLGGFMLFFWRGRNKGYKREIFVDVPGEVDRRIPFGQLRRFAWRELQLATDNFNEKNVLGQGGFGKVYKGVLNDSTKVAVKRLTDYESPGGDAAFQREVEMISVAVHRNLLRLIGFCTTPTERLLVYPYMQNLSVAYRLREIKPGETVLDWATRKHVALGTARGLEYLHEHCNPKIIHRDVKAANVLLDEDFEAVVGDFGLAKLVDVRKTNVTTQVRGTMGHIAPEYLSTGKSSEKTDVFGYGIMLLEIVTGQRAIDFSRLEEEDDVLLLDHVKKLQREKRLDAIVDRNLHKNYNMDEVEMMIQVALLCTQGSPEDRPAMSEVVRMLEGEGLAERWEEWQHVEVTRRQEYERLQRRFDWGEDSIYNQDAVELSGGR is encoded by the exons ATGGAATTGAACCTCATATGCAATATGGAACTGTTCTTAGCAGTTCTGATATTATCATGTCTCTATTCATTTGTCGCACCAGATGCCCAGG GAGATGCACTGTTTGCATTGAAGAGGTCACTAAACGCTTCGAGTGATCAACTTTCTGATTGGAACCAGAATCAAGTTAACCCATGCACTTGGTCAAAAATAACTTGTGATGACAACAGCAATGTCATCATGGT GTCACTATCAAATATGGGGTTCGCTGGCACTTTAACTCCAAGATTAGGTGTTCTAAAGAATCTCAATACTCT TTCCTTGCAAGGAAATGGAATAACCGGTAAAATTCCTGAACAGCTAGGAAATTTAACCGGCTTGACCATGTTAGATCTGGAAAATAACCGTTTGTCCGGAGAAATACCAGCTTCCCTAGGCAATCTGAAAAAGCTTCAGTTTCT GTTTTTGAGTCAAAACAATCTGACCGGGACAATCCCTGAGTCGCTTTCAGGCCTTCTCAACTTGATTAATCT TCAGCTTGCTTTAAATGATCTTACTGGAAAAGTTCCTGACAGTTTgttccaagtcccaaaatacaa TTTTTCAGATAACCATTTGAATTGTGGCTTAAACTTCAGTCATCGTTGTGTATCTGACAATGAAG GTTCTCCAAGTAAATCAAAAACTGGGCTCGTAATTGGTATTGTTGGTGGATTTCTTGGAATTATCCTTCTTGGGGGATTTATGCTGTTTTTCTGGCGGGGAAGGAACAAAGGCTACAAACGTGAAATCTTTGTTGATGTTCCAG GTGAGGTTGACCGGCGAATTCCATTTGGTCAATTGAGGAGATTTGCATGGAGGGAATTGCAGCTTGCTACCGATAACTTTAATGAAAAGAATGTTCTTGGACAGGGAGGTTTTGGCAAGGTTTATAAAGGAGTGCTCAATGACAGCACTAAAGTTGCTGTGAAACGATTAACCGACTATGAGAGTCCTGGGGGAGATGCTGCATTTCAGCGTGAAGTCGAGATGATCAGTGTGGCTGTTCATAGGAATCTTTTGCGGCTTATAGGATTTTGCACCACACCGACTGAACGCTTGCTAGTATACCCATATATGCAGAACCTAAGTGTTGCCTATCGTCTACGAG AAATTAAACCTGGAGAAACTGTTTTAGATTGGGCAACCAGGAAGCATGTGGCACTGGGCACTGCACGTGGACTTGAGTACCTGCACGAACACTGTAATCCAAAAATTATTCACCGTGATGTTAAAGCAGCTAATGTTTTACTAGATGAAGATTTTGAAGCTGTAGTTGGTGATTTTGGCTTGGCAAAGTTAGTTGATGTTAGGAAAACCAATGTGACAACTCAAGTTCGTGGTACAATGGGCCATATAGCTCCCGAGTACTTGTCCACAGGGAAATCATCAGAAAAAACTGATGTTTTTGGATATGGAATCATGCTTTTGGAGATTGTAACTGGTCAACGTGCAATAGACTTCTCACGcctagaagaagaagatgatgtcTTGTTACTTGACCAT GTCAAAAAACTGCAAAGGGAGAAAAGGCTAGATGCTATTGTTGACCGCAATCTGCACAAAAACTATAATATGGATGAAGTAGAGATGATGATTCAAGTTGCATTGCTTTGCACTCAAGGATCGCCAGAGGACCGTCCAGCAATGTCAGAGGTAGTACGAATGCTGGAAGGAGAAGGGCTTGCTGAGCGGTGGGAAGAATGGCAGCATGTCGAAGTTACACGTAGGCAAGAATACGAGAGACTACAACGACGATTTGACTGGGGCGAAGATTCAATCTATAATCAGGACGCCGTTGAGTTATCTGGTGGAAGATGA